AAGTTCTGGGGAGAATGTTAATTAGTATAGCGATCGCGCCTTCCTCCCAATACCCAAAAAATGGCGCTTGTCAACAACAAACGCCATTATTTTTAACTACGATCGCGGCGGTTTCTGTTCTTTAAACTCCGCTAGCCATTCCCGAACCTGTTCGGCAGCAATATCGCGGCTCCCTAAACCAAAAGCCAGAGCGATCGCCACTGCGATCGCACCCAACAACAGCCCAAAAGCCAAATTCACAATATTGCTAGCAATTCCCATCTGTTGCAACGCCATCGCTGAAACTAGCGCAATAATGCTGATCCGAGCAGTTTGAGCTAAAAGTCGAGCTTGGCGAGTGCCAGAACTGGCAATCAAGTTGTAAGCCAAATTAGCCAAATACAAACCGATCGCAAACACTATAAGCCCAATCAACACTCTGCCAGAAATGACGATAATCTGATTGACAATCGAAGTCAGAGCGTCAAGGTTGAGGACATCCGTAGCCGTCACCGTCGCAAACAGCATAATCCCCACCAGCGCCACAATACCCGCAATTTCTGAAGGCGTGCGCGAAGGTATAGCCGTCGCAGGTTCCGGCTGGATTACTGTTGCGTATGGATCTAAGGGAGTCACAGTTGGCGGTGTGACTGTCAAATTAGGCCGCGATTGCAAACCTAGCCAGTAGAAAATATTGTTGAAGCCAATTCCCGTGAGAATATTAGCCACCAAATCGGCAACAAAACGACCGATGAAATAGGCGATCGCTAAAATTACCCCAGCGGTAAAAATCTGCGGAATCGCATTCAGAATCTGAGTCAACATCGACACCGCAGGAGCCGAAATCGCATCAACTCTCAGCGCATTTAAGGCCGCGATCGCAGTCGGAATTAAAATCAGGACATAAACAATCGTCCCCACAATCCACGAAAGCGTCTGTCCTCCCACCGATTGAGTCAGTCCAACTCTCGCCCCCAACA
The Kamptonema formosum PCC 6407 genome window above contains:
- a CDS encoding mechanosensitive ion channel → MNGTWQEITQGTNILKPVLSGLILGQQMPVLPNPLRVLPPEFNPIIDLALAIGILVIGYVIALVAEFLTKKLLDSTNLDNRLAGWIGGQQGGTEMPPVDKWIASTVFWLVMIFALVGFLDKLQLTAASQPLTSLLNQITVFLPKVLGAAGLLAVAWLLATISKLVVTRGLRLFRLDERLNQQVAGTPAQNQLALSETLGNALYWFIFLLFLPSVLSTLELEGTLQPVQRLLDDILSILPNVLAALFIGATGWLIAQIVRRIVTNLLAATGTDLLGARVGLTQSVGGQTLSWIVGTIVYVLILIPTAIAALNALRVDAISAPAVSMLTQILNAIPQIFTAGVILAIAYFIGRFVADLVANILTGIGFNNIFYWLGLQSRPNLTVTPPTVTPLDPYATVIQPEPATAIPSRTPSEIAGIVALVGIMLFATVTATDVLNLDALTSIVNQIIVISGRVLIGLIVFAIGLYLANLAYNLIASSGTRQARLLAQTARISIIALVSAMALQQMGIASNIVNLAFGLLLGAIAVAIALAFGLGSRDIAAEQVREWLAEFKEQKPPRS